A genomic stretch from Pseudomonas sp. MUP55 includes:
- a CDS encoding nucleobase:cation symporter-2 family protein — MSDAQAPRPRYKSDLIYGLEDRPHFTAAIFAALQHVLASFVGIITPTLIVGGVLGLESEVPYLVSMALFVSGLGTFVQARTFGPIGSGLLCLQGTSFSFISVILSAGFMVKARGGGTDEILSTIFGICFFAAFIEVVLSQFIGKLRKLITPVVTGTIITLMGLSLIKVAVTDMAGGFGASDLGAASNMGLAALVLLTIVVLNRFDNPFLRLGSIVIGLTLGFVVAWMLGRVDMTALPQVPLISVPVPFKYGFSFDWVAFIPVAVIFLISPLEAAGDLTANSMISQQPVKGPLYIKRIKSGLLADGLNSAMAATFNSLPMVTFAQNNGVIQLTGVASRYVAYFIAGLLVLLGLFPMIGAVLQLMPKPVLGGATLIMFGTVAVAGIKILAEAGLHRRNVLIVAISLGMGLGVAAVPEVLRDLPKALHNIFESPITVGAFCAILLNIFLPEEFIELHEDEFDPESSTLKVMQDPDVTKQ, encoded by the coding sequence TTGTCTGACGCTCAAGCCCCCCGCCCGCGCTATAAATCCGACCTGATCTATGGCCTGGAAGACCGCCCGCACTTCACGGCGGCGATTTTTGCCGCCTTGCAGCATGTGCTGGCGAGCTTCGTCGGCATCATTACCCCGACCCTGATCGTCGGTGGCGTGCTGGGCCTGGAGAGCGAAGTGCCCTATCTGGTGAGCATGGCACTGTTCGTCTCGGGGCTCGGCACCTTTGTGCAGGCGCGTACCTTCGGCCCCATCGGCTCGGGCCTGTTATGCCTGCAGGGCACCAGCTTTTCGTTTATCAGTGTGATTCTGAGCGCCGGGTTCATGGTCAAGGCCCGTGGCGGCGGCACCGATGAAATCCTCTCGACGATCTTTGGCATCTGCTTTTTTGCGGCGTTTATCGAAGTGGTGCTCAGCCAGTTCATCGGCAAGCTGCGCAAGCTGATTACGCCAGTGGTCACCGGCACCATCATCACCTTGATGGGCTTGTCGCTGATCAAAGTGGCCGTCACCGACATGGCCGGTGGCTTTGGCGCAAGCGACCTGGGCGCCGCCAGTAACATGGGCCTGGCGGCGCTGGTGCTGCTGACCATCGTGGTGCTCAATCGCTTTGACAACCCGTTCCTGCGCCTGGGTTCGATCGTGATCGGCCTGACCCTGGGCTTTGTCGTGGCGTGGATGCTCGGCCGTGTGGACATGACCGCCCTGCCCCAGGTGCCGTTGATCAGCGTGCCGGTGCCGTTCAAGTACGGGTTCTCGTTCGACTGGGTGGCGTTTATCCCGGTGGCGGTGATCTTCCTGATTTCGCCGCTGGAGGCGGCCGGGGATCTGACCGCCAACTCGATGATTTCCCAGCAGCCGGTCAAGGGGCCGCTGTACATCAAGCGCATCAAGTCCGGCCTGCTGGCCGACGGGCTCAACTCGGCCATGGCGGCCACCTTCAACAGCCTGCCGATGGTGACGTTCGCCCAGAACAACGGCGTGATCCAACTGACCGGCGTTGCCAGCCGCTACGTGGCCTACTTCATCGCCGGCCTGCTGGTGCTGCTGGGGCTGTTCCCGATGATCGGCGCGGTGCTGCAACTGATGCCCAAGCCGGTGCTGGGCGGCGCGACCCTGATCATGTTCGGCACCGTGGCCGTGGCCGGTATCAAGATCCTCGCCGAAGCCGGGCTGCATCGACGCAATGTGCTGATCGTGGCGATTTCCCTCGGCATGGGCCTGGGCGTGGCCGCCGTGCCGGAAGTGCTGCGCGACCTGCCCAAGGCGCTGCACAACATCTTCGAGTCGCCGATTACCGTGGGAGCGTTCTGTGCCATCCTGCTGAACATTTTCCTGCCTGAAGAGTTCATAGAACTGCACGAAGATGAATTTGATCCGGAGTCCTCGACCCTCAAGGTCATGCAGGACCCGGACGTCACGAAACAGTAG
- a CDS encoding NAD(P)-dependent oxidoreductase gives MKKSVVLYKKLSAPLMARLHEHANVTLIDTLDETGLAQLRNALPDAHGLLGASLRLDARLLDLAPKLEAVASVSVGVDNYDIDYLTQRGILLSNTPDVLTETTADTGFALILATARRVVELADMVRAGQWNKNIGPAHFGSDVHGKTLGIIGMGRIGEALAQRGHFGFGMPVIYHSHSPKPAVEARFGAQYRSLPQLLKEADFVCLTLPLTAETEKLIGAEEFALMGPETIFINISRGKVVDEAALVEALQQRIIRAAGLDVFEKEPLDHASPLLRLNNVVATPHIGSATHETREAMAKCAVDNLLAALAGQKPKNLVNPTAWTQ, from the coding sequence TATACAAGAAACTCTCCGCGCCGCTGATGGCCCGCCTGCATGAGCACGCCAACGTGACCCTGATCGACACGCTCGACGAGACCGGCCTGGCCCAACTGCGCAACGCCCTGCCCGATGCCCATGGCCTGCTGGGCGCCAGCCTGCGCCTGGACGCCAGGCTGCTTGACCTGGCGCCGAAACTGGAGGCGGTGGCGAGCGTTTCGGTGGGGGTGGACAACTACGATATCGACTACCTCACCCAGCGCGGCATCCTGCTCAGCAACACACCGGATGTGCTCACCGAAACCACCGCCGACACCGGCTTCGCACTGATCCTGGCCACCGCCAGGCGCGTGGTGGAACTGGCCGACATGGTGCGCGCCGGCCAATGGAACAAAAACATCGGCCCGGCGCACTTCGGCAGCGACGTGCACGGCAAGACCCTGGGCATCATCGGCATGGGGCGCATCGGCGAAGCCCTGGCCCAGCGTGGGCACTTTGGCTTCGGCATGCCGGTGATCTACCACAGCCACTCGCCCAAGCCGGCGGTGGAGGCACGCTTTGGCGCGCAGTACCGCAGCCTGCCGCAATTGCTTAAAGAAGCCGACTTTGTCTGCCTGACCTTGCCGCTGACGGCAGAAACCGAAAAGCTGATTGGCGCTGAAGAGTTCGCGTTGATGGGGCCGGAGACGATCTTCATCAACATCTCGCGGGGCAAGGTGGTGGACGAGGCGGCGTTGGTCGAGGCGTTGCAGCAGCGCATTATTCGTGCGGCCGGGCTGGATGTGTTCGAGAAAGAACCGCTGGATCACGCCTCACCGCTGCTGCGCTTGAACAACGTAGTGGCCACGCCGCATATCGGTTCGGCCACCCATGAGACACGCGAAGCAATGGCCAAATGTGCCGTGGACAACCTGTTGGCGGCATTGGCAGGGCAAAAACCGAAAAACCTGGTGAATCCAACTGCCTGGACCCAATAA
- a CDS encoding GNAT family N-acetyltransferase, which translates to MQPTLFTERLILRPLVLDDAEAIQQQFAHWEVVRYLNAQVPWPYPADGARTFLQHMALPAMLCGEEWHWSIRLKSAPEQLIGNISLMDEEDNNRGFWLAPQWQRQGLMAEASAAVTDYWFGVLRRPVLRVPKAAPNLGSRRISERTGMRLIKTDEGEFVAGTFPRDIWEMTREEWLESKSPKR; encoded by the coding sequence ATGCAGCCGACACTGTTCACCGAACGCTTGATTCTGCGTCCGCTGGTTCTTGACGATGCCGAGGCGATCCAGCAGCAATTTGCCCATTGGGAGGTGGTGCGCTACCTCAACGCGCAAGTGCCCTGGCCTTATCCGGCAGATGGCGCGCGTACCTTCCTGCAACACATGGCCCTGCCCGCCATGCTCTGCGGTGAGGAATGGCACTGGTCGATCCGTCTTAAAAGCGCGCCTGAACAGTTGATCGGCAATATCAGCCTGATGGACGAAGAAGACAATAACCGCGGGTTCTGGCTGGCACCGCAGTGGCAGCGGCAAGGCCTGATGGCCGAAGCCAGTGCCGCGGTGACGGACTATTGGTTTGGCGTGCTCCGGCGCCCTGTGTTGCGTGTACCCAAGGCTGCTCCGAACCTTGGGTCACGGCGGATTTCAGAGCGCACCGGCATGCGCCTGATCAAGACGGACGAGGGCGAATTTGTTGCAGGCACTTTCCCACGGGATATTTGGGAAATGACCCGTGAAGAGTGGTTGGAATCCAAATCCCCCAAACGGTAA
- a CDS encoding Ldh family oxidoreductase, with protein sequence MSAQSPVVDRASAFIGFTELVALLQTVFEKHGTSPEVAAILANNCASAERDGAHSHGIFRMPGYLSTLASGWVEGHALPVVTDVASGFVRVDACNGFAQPALAAARPLLVDKARSAGIALLAIHNSHHFAALWPDVEPFADEGLVALSVVNSMTCVVPHGADRPLFGTNPIAFAAPRADGPPIVFDLATSAIAHGDVQIAARKGERLPPGMGVDSLGQPTQDPKAILEGGALLPFGGHKGSALSMMVELLAAALTGGHFSFEFNWADHPGARTPWTGQLLIVIDPSKTAGQSFAARSQELVRQMHAVGLRRLPGDRRHRTRAKSEETGIEIEVEDLRQLRELAAQ encoded by the coding sequence ATGTCTGCCCAGTCCCCGGTAGTTGATCGTGCCAGCGCGTTCATCGGTTTCACTGAGCTGGTGGCCTTGCTGCAAACGGTGTTTGAAAAGCACGGTACCTCGCCCGAGGTTGCGGCCATTCTGGCGAACAATTGCGCCAGCGCCGAGCGCGACGGCGCCCACAGTCACGGCATCTTTCGCATGCCCGGCTACCTCAGTACGCTGGCCAGCGGCTGGGTAGAGGGTCACGCGCTGCCCGTGGTGACGGACGTCGCCAGTGGCTTTGTGCGGGTTGACGCCTGTAACGGCTTCGCCCAACCGGCCTTGGCGGCTGCCCGGCCCTTGCTGGTGGACAAGGCTCGCAGCGCCGGTATCGCGTTGCTGGCGATCCACAATTCCCACCATTTCGCCGCGCTGTGGCCAGACGTCGAGCCTTTTGCCGACGAAGGCCTGGTGGCCTTGAGCGTGGTCAACAGCATGACCTGTGTGGTGCCCCATGGCGCCGACCGGCCGCTGTTCGGCACCAACCCCATCGCTTTTGCCGCGCCACGCGCCGACGGCCCGCCGATCGTCTTCGACCTGGCCACCAGCGCCATCGCCCATGGCGACGTGCAGATCGCCGCGCGCAAAGGCGAGCGTCTGCCGCCGGGCATGGGCGTGGACAGCCTGGGCCAGCCGACCCAGGACCCGAAAGCCATTCTGGAAGGCGGCGCGCTGCTGCCGTTTGGCGGGCACAAGGGCTCGGCCCTGTCGATGATGGTCGAGTTGCTGGCGGCCGCGTTAACCGGAGGGCATTTTTCCTTTGAGTTCAACTGGGCTGATCATCCGGGTGCGCGCACGCCCTGGACCGGCCAGTTGCTGATTGTCATCGACCCGAGCAAGACGGCCGGGCAAAGCTTTGCCGCGCGCAGCCAGGAACTGGTGCGGCAGATGCATGCGGTGGGATTGCGGCGGTTGCCGGGGGATCGGCGTCATCGCACGCGGGCGAAGTCTGAGGAGACTGGGATAGAAATTGAAGTAGAGGATCTGCGGCAGTTGCGCGAGTTGGCGGCGCAGTGA
- a CDS encoding DUF883 family protein, whose protein sequence is MARKTAAQAVEEQIKDQAFSELTALIEESDKLLKSSASLVGEEGETLREQVAIKLKQALDSVSSVRERSKPVVDATETYIGGHPWQTVAISAGFGLVVGLLLGRRN, encoded by the coding sequence ATGGCCCGCAAAACCGCCGCCCAAGCCGTCGAAGAACAAATCAAGGATCAGGCTTTCAGCGAGCTGACTGCGCTGATCGAAGAATCCGACAAACTGCTCAAGAGCAGCGCATCACTGGTGGGCGAGGAAGGTGAAACCCTGCGCGAGCAGGTCGCCATCAAACTCAAGCAAGCCCTGGACTCGGTGTCCAGCGTACGTGAGCGCAGCAAGCCGGTGGTGGATGCCACCGAGACCTATATCGGTGGCCACCCATGGCAGACCGTGGCTATTTCCGCAGGCTTTGGCCTGGTGGTAGGCCTGTTGCTCGGTCGCCGCAACTGA
- a CDS encoding LysR family transcriptional regulator, translated as MNIAQVDLNLLKTFEALHDESSASRAALRLGVTQSAISAGLRRLRELYGDQLFVRTGRGLAPTVRANQLKPVISEALERCRQSLAMINPQSPNYQGRSVVLGLSDDFEIAYGRRLMDSVAQRLPKLRVIFRQTHSQIVADALLDRSLDLAITAGGFAERRLSRQVLGEGDYRCLVDADSLAPGQQQIDLREFVAREHVLVSSGGFIGITDEGLAAHGLSRQVCASTSHFAALAFLLKGSAAVATIPGHAAEAIARLTDLRVLPCPLALPRYPVELGWRTQAQLDPLLLKVREAIEASFT; from the coding sequence ATCAATATCGCGCAGGTTGACCTGAACCTGCTCAAGACCTTCGAAGCCTTGCATGACGAGTCCAGCGCCAGCCGTGCGGCTTTGCGCCTGGGGGTCACGCAATCGGCCATCAGCGCCGGTTTGCGGCGTTTGCGCGAGCTGTACGGCGATCAGTTGTTTGTGCGGACCGGCCGTGGACTGGCGCCGACGGTACGCGCCAATCAACTCAAACCGGTGATCAGCGAGGCGCTGGAGCGCTGCCGGCAAAGCCTGGCGATGATCAACCCGCAAAGCCCGAACTATCAGGGCCGCTCGGTGGTGCTGGGCCTGTCTGACGATTTCGAGATTGCCTACGGCCGCCGCCTGATGGACAGCGTTGCACAGCGCCTGCCGAAACTGCGGGTGATTTTCCGCCAGACCCACAGCCAGATCGTCGCCGACGCCCTGCTCGACCGCAGCCTGGACCTGGCGATCACCGCCGGCGGTTTTGCCGAGCGGCGCCTGAGCCGGCAAGTGCTCGGCGAAGGTGACTATCGCTGCCTGGTGGACGCCGACAGCCTGGCGCCCGGTCAGCAACAGATCGACTTGAGGGAGTTCGTCGCGCGCGAACATGTGCTGGTGTCATCGGGCGGGTTCATCGGTATTACCGATGAGGGCTTGGCGGCGCACGGCTTGAGCCGCCAGGTGTGCGCATCCACCAGCCACTTTGCCGCATTGGCGTTTCTGCTCAAGGGCAGTGCGGCGGTGGCGACGATTCCGGGGCATGCCGCCGAAGCCATCGCCCGCCTGACCGATTTGCGCGTCCTGCCCTGCCCGCTGGCGTTGCCCCGTTATCCGGTGGAGCTGGGCTGGCGCACCCAGGCCCAGCTCGACCCGTTGCTGCTGAAGGTGCGCGAGGCGATCGAGGCGAGCTTTACTTAG
- a CDS encoding methyl-accepting chemotaxis protein, with protein sequence MSLRHLNIAPRAFLGFAFIALLVVVLGVFAVNRMTQMRQASMDMSANQLPSVTYLSTMTENVLRMRILSFRVLVNREPASLQEAQVRIGVLAEKVKTAQAGYAALPAGPEELAVFKAFSVTLDNYLKAQADMVALSEQGKVDEMRALINSRIKEGTDQMGEQLNKLIAINIADAKTADAEAGQSYEGAIAGVIGVSVAAALLTVLLAWLLTRSIVTPLRKAVEVAETIAAGNLSKAIEDDGKDEPARLLGALASMQTNLRQTIQHIAGSATQLASAAQELNAVTEEASRGLQQQNNEIDQAATAVNEMTAAVEEVARNAVSTSEASGQSNQAAREGRDRVVETVGAIQTMTQDVQNTAAMIEGLAAQGRDIGKVLDVIRAIAEQTNLLALNAAIEAARAGEAGRGFAVVADEVRALAHRTAQSTQEIEKMVAGIQNGTGEAVQSMQQSNQRTQHTLELARAAGVSLEQITQSISLINERNLVIASASEEQAQVSREVDRNLVNIRDLATQSAAGANQTSAASHELSRLAVDLNGMVARFVI encoded by the coding sequence ATGTCCCTTCGTCATCTGAATATCGCCCCTCGAGCCTTTCTCGGTTTCGCCTTCATTGCGCTGTTAGTGGTGGTTCTGGGGGTATTTGCGGTCAACCGCATGACGCAAATGCGCCAAGCTTCGATGGACATGAGCGCCAACCAGCTACCCAGCGTGACGTACCTGAGCACCATGACCGAAAACGTGCTGCGCATGCGCATCCTGTCGTTCCGCGTGCTGGTCAACCGTGAACCGGCCAGCCTGCAGGAAGCCCAGGTGCGCATCGGCGTACTGGCCGAAAAGGTCAAGACCGCCCAGGCCGGTTATGCCGCGTTGCCCGCAGGGCCAGAAGAGCTGGCGGTGTTCAAGGCCTTCAGCGTCACGCTGGACAACTATCTCAAGGCCCAGGCCGACATGGTGGCGCTGTCAGAGCAAGGCAAGGTCGATGAAATGCGCGCGCTGATCAACAGCCGGATCAAGGAGGGCACCGACCAGATGGGCGAGCAGTTGAACAAGCTGATCGCCATCAATATCGCCGACGCCAAGACCGCTGATGCCGAGGCCGGGCAAAGTTATGAGGGGGCGATTGCCGGGGTGATCGGGGTGTCTGTCGCCGCCGCGCTGCTCACCGTCCTGCTGGCCTGGTTGCTGACCCGCAGTATTGTCACGCCGCTGCGCAAGGCCGTGGAAGTGGCCGAAACCATTGCCGCCGGCAACCTCAGCAAAGCCATCGAAGACGATGGCAAGGACGAACCGGCGCGCTTGCTCGGTGCGTTGGCGAGCATGCAAACCAACCTGCGCCAGACCATCCAGCACATCGCAGGCTCCGCCACGCAGTTGGCCTCGGCGGCGCAAGAACTCAATGCGGTGACCGAAGAAGCCTCCCGTGGCTTGCAACAGCAGAACAACGAAATCGACCAGGCGGCAACGGCGGTCAATGAGATGACAGCGGCGGTAGAAGAGGTGGCGCGCAATGCGGTGTCGACCTCCGAAGCGTCCGGCCAGTCCAACCAGGCGGCGCGGGAAGGCCGTGACCGGGTAGTTGAGACCGTCGGGGCAATCCAGACCATGACCCAGGATGTACAAAACACGGCGGCGATGATCGAGGGGCTGGCGGCGCAGGGGCGTGACATCGGCAAGGTGCTGGATGTGATCCGCGCGATTGCCGAGCAGACCAACCTGCTGGCGCTCAATGCCGCGATCGAAGCGGCGCGTGCCGGTGAAGCCGGGCGCGGCTTTGCGGTGGTTGCCGACGAAGTGCGGGCGCTGGCCCATCGCACGGCGCAGTCCACCCAGGAAATCGAGAAGATGGTCGCCGGCATCCAGAATGGCACCGGTGAAGCCGTGCAGTCCATGCAACAAAGCAATCAGCGCACCCAACACACCCTGGAACTGGCCCGCGCCGCCGGTGTGTCGCTGGAGCAGATTACTCAATCGATCAGCCTGATCAACGAACGCAACCTGGTGATCGCCAGCGCTTCGGAGGAGCAGGCCCAGGTGTCGCGCGAGGTGGACCGCAACCTGGTGAATATCCGCGACCTGGCGACGCAGTCGGCGGCGGGCGCCAACCAGACCAGCGCGGCCAGCCACGAGCTGTCGCGGTTGGCGGTGGATTTGAACGGGATGGTGGCCCGGTTCGTTATCTGA
- a CDS encoding LEA type 2 family protein encodes MRKLMVLSLLLLTLSACALFPQRDPVNINVVGIEPLQSQDLEVRFAVKLRVQNPNETAIDYNGIALDLEVNGRPLASGVSDQAGSIPRFSEAVVMVPVSVSAFTVLRQTLGLSQTQSLNNLPYVLRGKLAGGLFGTMRFVERGTLDLPNTATW; translated from the coding sequence ATGCGCAAGCTCATGGTTCTATCGCTGTTGTTGCTGACCTTGAGCGCCTGCGCGCTGTTCCCCCAGCGCGACCCGGTCAACATCAATGTGGTGGGCATCGAACCGCTGCAAAGCCAGGACCTGGAAGTGCGCTTCGCCGTGAAACTGCGGGTGCAGAACCCCAATGAAACGGCAATCGACTACAACGGCATAGCCCTGGACCTGGAGGTCAATGGCCGGCCACTGGCCTCGGGGGTGAGCGACCAGGCCGGCAGCATCCCGAGGTTTTCCGAAGCCGTGGTGATGGTGCCGGTCAGCGTTTCGGCCTTTACCGTGTTGCGCCAGACCCTTGGCCTGAGCCAGACCCAGAGCTTGAACAACCTGCCGTATGTACTGCGCGGCAAGCTCGCGGGTGGGCTGTTTGGCACGATGCGCTTTGTCGAGCGTGGCACGCTGGATTTGCCGAATACGGCTACTTGGTGA
- a CDS encoding carbon-nitrogen hydrolase family protein yields the protein MPVSTVAALQIGSLPGGKAETLEQILAYEDQIRRSGARLVVMPEALLGGYPKGEGFGTQLGYRLPEGREAFARYFANAIDVPGVETDALAGLAARTGASLVLGVIERSGSTLYCTVLYVEPTGGLVAKHRKLMPTGTERLIWGKGDGSTLPVVDTAVGRIGGAVCWENMMPLLRTAMYAKGVEVWCAPTVDEREMWQVSMRHVAHEGRCFVVSACQVQASPEALGVEVANWPADRALIAGGSVIVGPMGDILAGPLVGEAGLLTAQIDTDDLVRARYDYDVVGHYARPDVFELTVDERAKPGVRYITD from the coding sequence ATGCCTGTATCTACCGTGGCTGCTTTACAAATAGGCTCGCTGCCGGGCGGCAAGGCTGAAACCCTTGAACAGATACTGGCCTATGAAGACCAGATCCGGCGCAGCGGCGCGCGACTGGTGGTGATGCCCGAGGCCTTGCTCGGCGGGTATCCGAAAGGCGAAGGGTTTGGCACCCAATTGGGTTACCGCCTGCCAGAGGGGCGTGAAGCCTTCGCACGCTACTTCGCCAACGCTATCGATGTGCCGGGTGTCGAGACCGATGCGCTGGCCGGGCTAGCCGCACGCACCGGTGCCAGCCTGGTACTCGGCGTGATTGAGCGCAGTGGCAGCACCTTGTATTGCACCGTGCTGTATGTCGAACCCACGGGCGGGCTCGTGGCCAAGCACCGCAAGCTGATGCCCACCGGCACCGAACGGCTGATCTGGGGCAAGGGCGATGGCTCGACGTTACCGGTGGTCGACACCGCAGTAGGGCGGATCGGCGGCGCAGTGTGCTGGGAAAACATGATGCCGCTACTGCGCACCGCGATGTACGCCAAGGGGGTAGAGGTGTGGTGCGCGCCGACCGTGGACGAGCGTGAGATGTGGCAGGTGAGCATGCGCCACGTGGCCCATGAAGGGCGCTGTTTTGTGGTGAGCGCCTGCCAGGTACAGGCCTCGCCCGAGGCATTGGGCGTGGAGGTGGCCAACTGGCCGGCGGATCGCGCGTTGATTGCCGGTGGCAGCGTGATTGTCGGGCCAATGGGCGACATTCTGGCCGGGCCGCTGGTGGGTGAGGCGGGACTGCTGACGGCGCAGATCGATACCGATGACTTGGTGCGGGCACGGTATGACTACGACGTGGTGGGGCATTACGCCCGGCCGGATGTTTTTGAGTTGACGGTGGACGAGCGCGCCAAGCCGGGTGTGCGCTACATCACTGACTAA